The Akkermansiaceae bacterium genome segment CTTGAACCAGGCGCGGGCGAAGGCGTCCGCGAACTGGTCCGGATTCTCCAGGAAGCGTCGGGAGATTTTCTCGTATTCCGGATCGAAGCGCAGGGCGAGGTCCGTGGTGAGCATCATCGGCACCAGCTTTTTGGACGGATCATGCGCGTGCGGAATGGTGGCGCCCGCCCCTTTGGCGACCCACTGCTGCGCGCCCGCAGGACTCTTCGTCAGCTCCCATTCGTAGCCGAAGAGGTTCCAGAAGAAGTTGTTGCTCCACTTCGTCGGGGTGCTGGTCCAGGTGACCTCCAGACCGGAGGTGATGGTATCCCCGCCCTTGCCCGTGCCGAAGCTGTTCTTCCAGCCGAAGCCCTGGTCCGCGAGGCTGGCCGCCTCCGGCTCCGCGCCGACATTGTCCGCCGGACCGGCACCGTGGGTCTTGCCGAAGGTGTGGCCACCGGCGATGAGTGCCACCGTCTCCTCGTCATTCATGGCCATGCGGCCGAAAGTGTCACGGATGTCGTAGGCGGCCTTCACCGGGTCCGGGTTGCCGTCCGGGCCTTCCGGGTTCACGTAGATGAGGCCCATCTGCACCGCAGCGAGCGGGTTCTCCAGTTTGCGGGAGTGAATGTCGCCGTCCGCATCGTCATCGGAAACGAGCACGCCGCCTTCCTTTTCCACGCCTTCGGAACCGTGGGCATAGCGCTTGTCGCCGCCAAGCCAGGTGGTTTCGCGGCCCCAATAGACGTCCTGGTCCGGTTCCCAGGTATCCGCACGGCCACCGGCGAAGCCGAAGGTTTTGAAGCCCATGGTTTCCAGCGCCACGTTGCCGGTGAGGATATAGAGGTCCGCCCAGGAAATCTTGCGGCCGTATTTCTGCTTGATCGGCCAGAGAAGGCGGCGGGCCTTGTCGAGGCTGACGTTGTCCGGCCAACTGTTGAGCGGGGCGAAGCGCTGCTGCCCGCGGCCACCACCGCCACGGCCGTCGCCGGTACGGTACGTTCCCGCGCTGTGCCACGCCATGCGGATGAAGAGGCCGCCGTAGTGGCCGAAGTCCGCGGGCCACCAGTCCTGGGAATCCGTCATCAGCGCCGCGAGATCCGCTTTCAGCGCGGCGTAGTCCAGCTTCTTGAACTCCTCCGCATAGTCGAAGTCTCCGCCCATGGGATCGGACTTCGCCGAATGCTGGTTGAGGAGGTCGAGGCGGAGGGAATTCGGCCACCAGTCGCGGTTGGAGGTACCCTTGGAGGGCGAATGGCTGAAAGGGCATTTGCCCTTCGGGGCGGCAGCGGCGGAATGGTCAACGGGACAGCGTGAGGCTTCTTCTGACATGGGATCTCTTG includes the following:
- the katG gene encoding catalase/peroxidase HPI, with translation MSEEASRCPVDHSAAAAPKGKCPFSHSPSKGTSNRDWWPNSLRLDLLNQHSAKSDPMGGDFDYAEEFKKLDYAALKADLAALMTDSQDWWPADFGHYGGLFIRMAWHSAGTYRTGDGRGGGGRGQQRFAPLNSWPDNVSLDKARRLLWPIKQKYGRKISWADLYILTGNVALETMGFKTFGFAGGRADTWEPDQDVYWGRETTWLGGDKRYAHGSEGVEKEGGVLVSDDDADGDIHSRKLENPLAAVQMGLIYVNPEGPDGNPDPVKAAYDIRDTFGRMAMNDEETVALIAGGHTFGKTHGAGPADNVGAEPEAASLADQGFGWKNSFGTGKGGDTITSGLEVTWTSTPTKWSNNFFWNLFGYEWELTKSPAGAQQWVAKGAGATIPHAHDPSKKLVPMMLTTDLALRFDPEYEKISRRFLENPDQFADAFARAWFKLTHRDMGPRSRYLGPEVPAEELIWQDPIPAAAEPLVGDKDIAALKAKIADSGLTVSELVSTAWASASTFRGSDKRGGANGARICLSPQKDWAVNQPEQLSKVLGVLEGIRSDFSAGGKSVSLADLIVLAGNVGVEKAAQAAGHEVTVPFTPGRGDATQEQTDVESFEVLEPYADGFRNYQKQKYAVSAEELLIDRAQLLTLTAPELTVLIGGLRVLGANAPGDANGVFTDRPGALTNDFFVNLLDMATAWSPTSPDEDTFHGRDRKTGAPKWTGTRVDLVFGSHAVLRALAEVYATADAQEKFVKDFVAAWAKVMELDRFDLA